From the Bremerella alba genome, one window contains:
- a CDS encoding sialidase family protein has product MADRVVLCIGTKKGLFVAEASKSRGRFSLRGPFGSGVAVYSALIDTRKSPRIFASSCNAWFGMKVLTSSDLGKKFKETKSAPAFPETDGRVLANIWSLEPGTDNQEIWAGVEPASLFRSEDGGNSWEMIAGISNHKHSKDWQPGAGGLCLHTIVRDGERIHLGISTGGHYLSEDGGQTFNAANDGVGAGFDPNPYPEFGQCVHKIARHPDAPGRLYMQNHGGWPERPGIGVLRSDDYGHTWQSIADGLPSDFGFPIVVHPHDPNTIYVVPLEPMTRTCPEGKPAVWRSTSGGKKWKKLSKGLPKHDGYFTVLRDAMTTDTLADPAIYFGTTTGQVWMGHDSGDEWNCLFDSLPPINCVKVAVV; this is encoded by the coding sequence CCGAGGCCAGTAAGTCGCGAGGGCGATTCTCGTTGCGGGGACCGTTCGGCTCTGGGGTCGCCGTTTATTCGGCTTTGATTGATACCCGTAAGTCCCCTCGCATTTTCGCTTCGAGTTGCAATGCCTGGTTTGGGATGAAGGTGCTAACCTCATCCGATCTGGGTAAGAAGTTCAAGGAAACCAAGTCCGCGCCTGCGTTTCCTGAAACTGATGGCCGTGTCCTCGCAAATATCTGGTCACTTGAGCCAGGCACCGACAACCAAGAGATATGGGCTGGTGTCGAACCTGCCTCGCTTTTTCGGAGCGAAGATGGTGGCAACTCTTGGGAGATGATCGCTGGTATCAGTAATCACAAGCACTCAAAAGACTGGCAGCCTGGCGCAGGCGGTTTGTGCCTGCATACGATTGTCCGCGACGGGGAACGCATTCACCTGGGTATCTCCACTGGGGGACATTACCTCAGTGAAGATGGTGGACAAACGTTTAACGCTGCCAACGATGGGGTGGGAGCTGGATTCGATCCCAATCCCTACCCAGAATTCGGTCAGTGCGTACACAAGATAGCTCGGCATCCCGATGCTCCTGGCCGACTGTATATGCAAAATCATGGCGGTTGGCCTGAACGCCCTGGGATCGGAGTGCTACGTAGCGATGATTACGGCCACACTTGGCAATCGATCGCCGATGGGCTGCCTTCGGACTTCGGCTTCCCTATTGTCGTTCATCCGCACGATCCCAATACGATCTATGTCGTCCCCCTAGAGCCCATGACACGAACGTGCCCAGAAGGGAAACCTGCCGTTTGGCGAAGCACTTCCGGAGGCAAGAAATGGAAAAAGCTATCGAAAGGATTACCCAAGCACGACGGCTATTTTACGGTGCTGCGTGATGCGATGACGACCGATACGCTGGCCGACCCTGCAATTTATTTCGGTACAACCACCGGTCAAGTATGGATGGGGCACGATAGTGGCGACGAGTGGAACTGCTTGTTCGACTCGCTTCCGCCAATCAACTGCGTCAAAGTCGCCGTGGTTTAA